GCCTTTTTTATAACTTAGCTTACATCAATTAGTAACGCTAGGCAAATGCCCAATTTTCTCCCTTCCTACCGAAGTCTTAAAATTTAGATTGCCTTTAGTTGTTAACTATTTAACCGCGTTTTTAATTATTGTTTCTGCCTGTTCTACTGAAGTCCAAGTTAAAGTATTTCGATTAAACAATTGATAATCACCGCCATCATCCCACAGAATGGTTAATAAATCTCTTGCAGTTGCTTCTTTAGCATAAAACGCAGCATATTCAATACGATTTTTAACCGCTATAGTCTTTTTTGTTGCCCATTCTCCCAATATAACAGGGCGTTTTTCTTCAACAATCCATTTTTGTCTAATTTTATCAAACTCGGCTCTCAAATCTGCTTTGTCTTGAGCAGACCCCCATGTTCCTTGACCTTCTAGGGCAAACAAATAGGGAAAATAAGAGTGCAAAGAAATAATAATCTTTGGGTCGTTATTTGGAATAACTAATCCGTTCATTGCGTCAGGAGAAGTGCTTGCTGCCCAAGTAGGTATCATAAGATGCCTTTTAGCGTTGTTACCACCAGTTGCTCTTATAGCATCTACTGATGTTTTAAGATAATCGTTAATAATATTTCGCCCCTCAAGAGTACCTCCAGTCCATTCCTGCGGAATGTTTTTGATTCTAGGTTCGTTCATTACTTCAAAAATTAAAGATTCATTGTATTCTTTAAAATAGGTAGCAACTTGTGTCCAAAGACTGTGCAAACGCTTATTAACATTCACGGCTAAAGATGGTATAGGTTTGGCCCACTCATTATCATGGTGTAAATCTATTATTACGTGCATTTGATTTTCTAAACCGTAATCAATTATTTTTTTAATTCTTTCAAGGTAATTTAGTTCAATTTGATAAGGTGCAATAGCACTTTGATTCCACTCCCAAGTAACAGGTATTCTTAGCGTTTTGAATCCCATCTCACTTACGGCATCAATTATTGCTTTGTTGGGAAGTGGATTTCCCCAATCGGTTTTATCTTTGGAAACCACATCAAAACTATTTCCTAGATTCCATCCTACACCCATTTCAGCAACCAATTCAAAGGAAGTAATATCACGAGCCTCACCAATTCCGTGCATACTTGAGTCTACCGTAGCAGTGGGCAGGTCGGGTTGTAGATCTTGAACAGGGATTGGGTCTTTAATCGTTGGTGTTTCATTTGATTGACCACAAGAAGAAAGGAATACGAACAAAGCAGATACGCCAATAATTATAAGTTTTAGATTGTTGGATTTCTTAAAAATTCTTGATTTCATATCATCATTTTATTTGTAATCAAATTTAAGAATTTATTCAAAGATAAAGTCATCATTAAGATAATGATTAACGTTTATGCTCTGATTTTAATCGAGGTGAAATAACCGATGGGTATTCTGACAGTCTCCACTGCAAGAAAGAGATCCGTTAGTGCCATTTTTGCTCAATTAAAGTGTTTTTTGTAAGGATAACTATCGGGATTAAATGAAACAAAAGAGGTGTCTAGAAATCTTTTTTTTAAATTCACTTTACATTAATTCAGTTTGTTTCTAAACGAATTAAAAATTATATTTGTACGTAGTCGCTAAACAAAAACCCAATTTTCTCCCTTCAACCCAGAAGCTTTAAAATTTGAATTTGTTTTAGTAATTAACAGTTTAAAATAATAACCCTACCGATACTTTGGGAATGATTATACATATAATGTAGCTAATTTGATGAAAATAATATTTTTTATAATATCTCTGACAACCGTCTCATTTCTTCAAGCACAAGAACAAGAGCCAACCGTTTATTCAGAAATTTTCGACAATTACTCCCCTAGAAATTATTATCGAGTTAAAAACGGACAGCCTAACAACTTAACAATTAATGATACAATCATTTTGAACAAATCTGAAACATGGATTGAAAAAAATATTTATACGTTTGAAAGCCCAAATAAAATTCTAGTTAAAA
The nucleotide sequence above comes from Aureibaculum algae. Encoded proteins:
- a CDS encoding glycoside hydrolase family 5 protein — translated: MKSRIFKKSNNLKLIIIGVSALFVFLSSCGQSNETPTIKDPIPVQDLQPDLPTATVDSSMHGIGEARDITSFELVAEMGVGWNLGNSFDVVSKDKTDWGNPLPNKAIIDAVSEMGFKTLRIPVTWEWNQSAIAPYQIELNYLERIKKIIDYGLENQMHVIIDLHHDNEWAKPIPSLAVNVNKRLHSLWTQVATYFKEYNESLIFEVMNEPRIKNIPQEWTGGTLEGRNIINDYLKTSVDAIRATGGNNAKRHLMIPTWAASTSPDAMNGLVIPNNDPKIIISLHSYFPYLFALEGQGTWGSAQDKADLRAEFDKIRQKWIVEEKRPVILGEWATKKTIAVKNRIEYAAFYAKEATARDLLTILWDDGGDYQLFNRNTLTWTSVEQAETIIKNAVK